From the Rhizobium sp. ARZ01 genome, the window AAAGACAGGTCGAAAGTGCCTGCCTTGCTCAACCGGCTAAAGCGTTTCCTGACGCTGTTCCATTTGCCGAACTGCGCCGGCAATACCCGGCATGGTTTTGTGGACCGCAGCTTCCGGCGGGTAAGACCGCGGGCGTTCGGCCGCACATGTCTATAACGCACTCAAATCCTTGAACGTAAAAAAGCTCTTACGCGCCGCAGACGCGGCGCGGCTGGACCCCGGATCAAGTCCGGGGTGACGGAAGGGGGATCTCCGCGAGCCAGCGGTCGGACGTCCCCAGCGTGGGCAGCTTCTGACCGTGGTTCCTAAGCCTCCGAATGATAGCCTCGGCCGACCTAGCGCCGGCGCGGCCTCAGTACTGAAACTGTTCCGACAAGATGCGCTCCGACCAGGAGTGATCCGGATCGGAGAGGATGACCGCAGTCGAATTCTCTGATTCTGCGATGCTCACCTTCGTCACCGACTTGACCTCGGTGTAGTCGGCCACTGCGTTCACAGGCCGTTTTTCCGGTTCCAGGATATCGATCTCCACATTGACGTGGTTCGGCAGGAGCGCGCCGCGCCAGCGCCGCGGACGGAACGGGCTGACGGGGGTCAGGGCGAGGAGCGGGGCCTCCAGCGGCAGGATCGGCCCGTGGGCCGAGAGGTTGTAGGCGGTGGAGCCGGCCGGTGTCGCAAGTAGCAGGCCATCGCAGATCAATTCCTCCAGCCGGGTGCGGCCGTCGACGATGACGCGCAGCTTGGCGGCCTGATAGGATTGGCGAAACAGGTAGACTTCGTTGATGGCAAGCGCTTGGCGCTGGTTCCCGGCCGCATCGACAGTGCTCATCTCGAGCGGGCGAAAGATGTTTTCCACCGCCCTGGCGACGCGCCCCGGCAGGTCATCCGCGCTGTAACGGTTCATCAGAAAACCCACCGAGCCACGGTTCATGCCGTAGACCAGTTTGCCGGAATTCATCATGGCGTGAAGCGTCTGCAGCATGAAGCCGTCGCCGCCGAGCGCTATGATCACATCCGCCTCGTCGGGCTTGGCGTTGCCGTATCGGTCAACCAGTTCGCGCAACGCTTCCTGCGCCTCGGGCGCCTGCGAGGCGACGAACGAAAGCGATCTGATGCTGCGTGTCATGCCGTGTGTTTTACCCTTTTTCTCACACATGCCCGCCGAAGACCGGCTGCTTGCCCACGCACGTGCGTGGTCAGCGTCTTTGTTGCACGCATTGTCGTTGCGTGCAGCATAAAACTTGCCCCTTTTTGGGCAGCGGCGTTTTGGCGGGCAGTGGGATCGAGAACGAGCGTTCAGTGGATCGACGGCTCATCGTCTTCCAGAAATGAACGGATGCCATCACGGGCGACCGTTGCCAGGAATTCGTCGAAAGCCTCACGATCGGTCGCGAACGGCTCTTCCCACTCGATGAGATCCTCTTCCTGCGTGATCACTTCCAGGCGCCAGTCGTTGTTCGTCCCGGCTGGACGAAAGATATCGACGAGAACGGTCACGCCATCCTCGGTGAATTCACCGGAGAGTTCGGAATGTTCGTTCTTTGGCTTCTTGGGCATTGGGCAGTCCTGTCGATTGCAATAGGCCTTCAATTTACACGCGCCCTCCACAATGACAAATGCTCTTCATCCGCAAGTGTGCAGCGGTTTGGGGATAACGACATGCATAGGACGCCGCGCCCATCTGATCTGACGCGACGTGCTTTAGTGCATCCAGTTGCACAGATAGGCCGATACGGGCTTGGCAAAGCCTTTCAGACGGAAGCGGCCGCCGCGGGTGAAGACATCGGTAGCGCCGTACTCCCGATAGATGTTCTCGGATATGAGGATCTGATCGGCGTCAGCGGAGGCGCAAAGGCGTGCCGCCAGTTGAACCGTGGTACCAAAAAGATCGTTGCTGTCTTCGATCGGTTCGCCGCAATCCAGCCCGATGCGGACATGAATGGGCTCCGAGTTGCCCGTGTTGTAGCTACGAAACTCCCGCTGAATGTCCATCGCGCAAGTGACCGCGGAGGGGATGGACGAGAACGCTGCCATGATTCCGTCGCCCGTATGCTTGACCTCGCGGCCGGAGCATCTGCCCAGGCTACGGTGAACAATGGCATCATGCGCCCTTACAAGTTCGGTCGCGATGCGATCCCCCAGTCGCGATGTCATTTCCGTGGAACCAACGATGTCGGTGAAAAGGATGGCCCGGTGGCCAGCATCCAGTTCAACGGCGCGGGATCCTGTAGGCTCTGGGTCCTGTATTCTCCCGAGAAAGGCTTCGACCGCCGACAGCGGTACCTCCAGAACCTCGGCCGCCACAAAGCCGTGGGCTTCGCGATGGACGCACTGGGCGGTTTCCGCATCCGGGGCGTCGATGAGGCAGAACGTCGTTCCGTTCCGGTGATCGAACCAGTAGGTCAGGAACTTCACCCCATACTGATCCTGAATGCTGAGATCTTTCAGGTGGGCTTGAGCCACATCTTCTGCGGTGGCGCCCGCAAGGTCGTGTCGGTCCATGAAGATAGGCATTTGCTTGCTCCTGCCGGGACCGTGGTCAAATTTCAAACGGAGTTTAGGACAGCAGGGGCCCATCGTCCATCTTTCCAGCCGTGCTCAGACCTGTGCCGGTAGCGGCGGCAAAAGCGAAGCGATCCGTATAGTTTTGAATATTAATGAGAATCTGTGGTGAGCGCGCAGGGATTCGAACCCTGGACCTACTGATTAAAAGTCAGTTGCTCTACCGGCTGAGCTACGCGCTCCCAGGCGAGGTCTGTGCCCCCGCGGAAGTGGGCGGACATATAGCAGGCGGCTCTTTTCGGTCAACCCGTAAAATTGCTTCGCTTGGGCCTTTTGCTTCATTTCGCCGCGTTCTCCAAAAGGTGATTGGCTCCCAACCACTTGGCCGGCTATGGAGGCTGCGGATGTCCGGCTGCAGATCGGGTCGAAGTAGTCATGCCGATGCGGTTTTATCGGCGCGGATGTCATTGAAGCGCCTGAACGGTTCAGGCATGGATGTGTTCGCGGAGAGCCTGCTTGTCGATTGCCGAAATATCCCTTTTGAGTGCGCTTCTTGCCGGAACGCTTTCGTTTCTCTCACCCTGCGTCCTGCCGCTCGTTCCTCCCTACCTTTGCTACATGGCCGGTATTTCCGTCGAGCAATTCCGCGGCGGGGCGATCGTCGCCGACGATGGTCGCGCCCGCAGGGCAGTGTTGTTGTCTGCACTCTTCTTTACGTTGGGGTTTGCGACAGTGTTCATTGCGCTCGGTGCAGGGGCGTCAACGATCGGCATGGCGCTGCGGCGCCATCTGGACCTGCTTGCCCAGGTCGGCGGTGTCATCATCATCCTGATGGGACTGCATTTCCTCGGCGTCCTGCGGATCGGCTTTTTTGCGCGCGAGGCCCGTTTCCAGGGGGGCGGAAAGCCGGCCACGCTTTCGGGTGCCTATGTCATGGGGTTGGCGTTTGCCTTCGGCTGGACGCCCTGCATCGGTCCCGTGCTTGGCGCTATCCTCGGTGTGGCCGCCGCGCGCGAGACTGTGGGCGAGGGGGCTGTCCTGCTTGCCGTCTATTCGCTCGGCCTTGCCGTTCCCTTCTGGATCGCCGCCGGATTCTCCGGTTCCTTCATGCGGTTCCTGATGCGTTTCCGAAAGCATCTCGGCACTGTGGAACGGGTCATGGGCGTGCTCCTGGTTCTGACCGGGCTTGCCTTCGTGTTCGGCTATATCAGCACGGTGGCGATCTGGTTCCAGCAGACCTTCCCCATTCTCTCGCAGATCGGCTGAGCATCGAGTGCTGCGATTTCCGCGGGAGCCGGTTTCGCTTCCGCTGAACTTCGGATAGAGCCGGCGCCTGAACAAACCTAGGCGTCGGGGATTCGCAGGTCGCATGGCGGAAATTACGGGACTGGTGCTGCCGTTCTTCGGCATGATTCTGCTTGGCTACCTCGCCGCAAAGATCACCCGCCAGCCTGCCGAGGCGCTCGGCTGGCTCAATACCTTCATCATCTATGTCTCGCTGCCGGCACTGTTCTTCAAGCTGGTGTCGAAGACGCCGATCGAGCAACTGACGCGCGTCGACTTCATCCTCGCCAATGTCAGCGCGACCTATCTCGTTTTTGGCCTGATATTTGTCGTCGGCCTGCTCGTCAGACGGGCCACCGTGGGCGAGGCCACGGTCCAGGGGTTGGCGGCCGCCTATGGAAACATCGGCTACATGGGGCCCGGACTTGCGTTGCTGGCCTTCGGAGAGCCGGCCGCGGTGCCCGTGGCGCTCGTCTTTTGCTTCGAGAACATGCTGCATTTCATGGTGGCGCCGGCGCTGATGTCGTTCTCCGGCGGCGAGAAACGCCCGGCGGCAGCAATTGCAGGCGATATCGTCCGCAGGATCGTGACGCATCCGTTCATCATCGCGACTGCAGCCGGTTTCGTCGCAGCCTTCCTTTCCTTCGAGGCGCCGGCACCGCTGCAGCGCTTGATCGACTATCTGGCGCAGGCTGCGGCACCTTGCGCACTCTTCGCCATGGGGGTGACGCTGGCGTTGCGGCCGCTCAAACGCGTGCCGGCCGAAATCACCTACATCGTCCCGGCGAAGCTCCTGCTCCTTCCCGTGACGATGTATCTGGTGCTGGGTGCTGCCGGCAATTTCGATCCGGTCTGGGTCTATACGGCCGTCCTGCTCGCGGCACTTCCAACTGCAACGAACGTGTTCGTCATCGGCCAGCAGTACGGCGTCTGGCAGGAACGGGCCTCGGCGACGATCCTGATCACGACCGTGTTGTCGGTCGCGACCGTCACCATTCTGCTCTATCTCGTCAAGTCGGGCCTGCTTCCGGGTGACCCTTTCCCTTAAGGATCTCGCGGAAGGCTTTGAGCGAGCCGCCGGGCTCGACGCCCTCGCGCATCACCACACTGCGCAGCGGCCCGATTGCGGAAAGCATGTGCAGGCCTGCCGTGCGCAGGATCTGCACCGGCAGGAATTCGGAGAGCAGCGAGCGATTGAGAAGGTCGACGCTGGTCGTCCGGCTCTGGATGTCCACGCGCCGGTGCCGATCGAAGACATCGCCGATCGTGCCGATCGGCTGGCCCGGATCGTTCAGGAGATCGCGCAGCGCCATCACGTCGCGCAGGCTAAGGTTGAGGCCCTGTGCGCCGATCGGGGGGAAGGCGTGAGCGGCCTCGCCGAGCAGGGCCACCTGGCCCTTGCCGAAGCGATCCGCCTGCATTCCCGACAGCGGGAAGGCCTGCGGCGCGGCCTCGACGGAAACCTTGCCAAGGATCGACTGCATGCGATCCTCCACAGCGCGGCTCAATTCATCGAGCGGCAGGGTGCGCTTTGCCTCCGCCTCCTTTGGCGAAAGCACCCAGACGAGGCTGGAGCGCCGGCCCGGCAGCGGCACCTGCGTGAAAGGACCGCTTTCCGTGTGGAACTCGCTCGAGATGTTCGCATGGGGCAGATCGTG encodes:
- a CDS encoding nickel-binding protein, whose product is MPIFMDRHDLAGATAEDVAQAHLKDLSIQDQYGVKFLTYWFDHRNGTTFCLIDAPDAETAQCVHREAHGFVAAEVLEVPLSAVEAFLGRIQDPEPTGSRAVELDAGHRAILFTDIVGSTEMTSRLGDRIATELVRAHDAIVHRSLGRCSGREVKHTGDGIMAAFSSIPSAVTCAMDIQREFRSYNTGNSEPIHVRIGLDCGEPIEDSNDLFGTTVQLAARLCASADADQILISENIYREYGATDVFTRGGRFRLKGFAKPVSAYLCNWMH
- a CDS encoding cytochrome c biogenesis CcdA family protein, coding for MSIAEISLLSALLAGTLSFLSPCVLPLVPPYLCYMAGISVEQFRGGAIVADDGRARRAVLLSALFFTLGFATVFIALGAGASTIGMALRRHLDLLAQVGGVIIILMGLHFLGVLRIGFFAREARFQGGGKPATLSGAYVMGLAFAFGWTPCIGPVLGAILGVAAARETVGEGAVLLAVYSLGLAVPFWIAAGFSGSFMRFLMRFRKHLGTVERVMGVLLVLTGLAFVFGYISTVAIWFQQTFPILSQIG
- a CDS encoding NAD kinase, with the translated sequence MTRSIRSLSFVASQAPEAQEALRELVDRYGNAKPDEADVIIALGGDGFMLQTLHAMMNSGKLVYGMNRGSVGFLMNRYSADDLPGRVARAVENIFRPLEMSTVDAAGNQRQALAINEVYLFRQSYQAAKLRVIVDGRTRLEELICDGLLLATPAGSTAYNLSAHGPILPLEAPLLALTPVSPFRPRRWRGALLPNHVNVEIDILEPEKRPVNAVADYTEVKSVTKVSIAESENSTAVILSDPDHSWSERILSEQFQY
- a CDS encoding UbiH/UbiF family hydroxylase, producing the protein MEAFDIAVVGAGLAGNLAALALSDSGRRVALIAPAARSHDGRTTALMAQSIEFVRELGLWDEITMVAAPLETMRILDGTSRLFRAPPVSFRSSEVDLPAFGYNIPNAPFLENLERKIAERETITRFETTLERLTSSADTVELHLADGRAIIANLLVGADGRQSEVRRQSGISVRTWTYPQTALVLNFTHDLPHANISSEFHTESGPFTQVPLPGRRSSLVWVLSPKEAEAKRTLPLDELSRAVEDRMQSILGKVSVEAAPQAFPLSGMQADRFGKGQVALLGEAAHAFPPIGAQGLNLSLRDVMALRDLLNDPGQPIGTIGDVFDRHRRVDIQSRTTSVDLLNRSLLSEFLPVQILRTAGLHMLSAIGPLRSVVMREGVEPGGSLKAFREILKGKGHPEAGPT
- a CDS encoding AEC family transporter is translated as MAEITGLVLPFFGMILLGYLAAKITRQPAEALGWLNTFIIYVSLPALFFKLVSKTPIEQLTRVDFILANVSATYLVFGLIFVVGLLVRRATVGEATVQGLAAAYGNIGYMGPGLALLAFGEPAAVPVALVFCFENMLHFMVAPALMSFSGGEKRPAAAIAGDIVRRIVTHPFIIATAAGFVAAFLSFEAPAPLQRLIDYLAQAAAPCALFAMGVTLALRPLKRVPAEITYIVPAKLLLLPVTMYLVLGAAGNFDPVWVYTAVLLAALPTATNVFVIGQQYGVWQERASATILITTVLSVATVTILLYLVKSGLLPGDPFP